The DNA segment AACATGAAGATTAACTAAATTTCATCATAACTATAAGTAAATCAAGCTTGATAAAGATGCTCTGTTAATTTGCTGCGCATTTCATCGGGTATAGGCTTAGATTTTTGCGACTCAAAACAATAGTAAACCATAATTGCAGTACCTGAGGCACACTTTTGATCCTGTTGCCAAATCTCTTGGTAAACGTGAAAAGATGTATTACCCACCTTAGACAGATAAGTTTTTACCTCAATATCTTCACCAAAAAATAATTGCGCATGAAACTCTATTTCGGTTTTAGCTAGGATCATTGGCCACTTCTGCAAATCCAATTTAGGCGATAATATTTTAAATACAGGATTTCTAGCTCCTTCGAACCAAATAGGAATAGCTGTATTGCCAATATGACCTAGGGCATCAGTGTCACTAAATCGTGGGGTTATAATTTCTGAAAACATTCAAATACCTGCAATTGAATAAAAATGATAGGCTAAATTTTAGATTTAATGCATAGTAGCGTTATTCAATCAAATTGTTAAATAATTATCACCTATGACTGATTTTATCGAAATATATGAAAATGCACTAAGCAAAGAGTTTTGCTCAAACTTTATAAGCCAATT comes from the Thalassotalea nanhaiensis genome and includes:
- a CDS encoding acyl-CoA thioesterase; the protein is MFSEIITPRFSDTDALGHIGNTAIPIWFEGARNPVFKILSPKLDLQKWPMILAKTEIEFHAQLFFGEDIEVKTYLSKVGNTSFHVYQEIWQQDQKCASGTAIMVYYCFESQKSKPIPDEMRSKLTEHLYQA